AAGGGTCCGGCAAATCCGCCGTTTGCGGGTGATATAGATGATGAGGTAATACTGGTCAATAGTGTGACAGCCAAAAACAGCGGAGGGAAAAAGCAAAGAAAGGTAAGCAGGGATATACTATTTATAG
This genomic stretch from Candidatus Endomicrobium procryptotermitis harbors:
- a CDS encoding type I restriction enzyme HsdR N-terminal domain-containing protein, translating into MKKSEVVMGSSKKRADIVVYEKERVGQAYIIVELKGPANPPFAGDIDDEVILVNSVTAKNSGGKKQRKVSRDILFI